CTATGAAATGTCCATGTTGATAAAGAATACCAAGCGCAATGATCAAAACATGGACATTCCATCTGAGCCTAGGTAATTAATATCATTCGAAGAAAAATAATAACTAATACTATATTAATTATTTATGAAAATTCGTACAGATGAAAAAAATACTATTAATCGGACACTTTTTGATGCAATTCATAACATTATCATTTAGTCAAATTGCACAACCTGTAGGTAGTTTAATATATACTGATACGCTCGACTTTAGACCTTTATGCAATTGGATAAAAATTAATAATCCCGAATCGAATACATGGGAAATTGGTCAACCCAACAAAGGAGTTTTTAATTCTACCCATTCTGGCAAATTAGGAATTATTACAGATTCCACTAGTATGTATAAAAACAATTTGAATGACTACTTTTCAATTACCATACCCTATTCCGATAATCAATTTGGAGAAGGAACCCTCTCTTTCTATCATAAATATCAAACAGATACACTCATTGATGGAGGAATTATTGAGGTTTCCTACAACAATGGCATTGATTGGAAGAATATCCGTGACGATAAAAATCATGTAATGACTAATTTTATTGGACTTTATAACGATACTATCAAAGGCGGTAAATATGGCTTTTCAGGAAACTCAAAAGGTTGGCAGTATGCTGAGTTTCATTGGGTATGGATAATGAGAACCAAAGGTTCTACTCCTGAGAACTATGATAAATCAATTTTACGATTTAGATTCATCAGCGATAATGTAAACACAAATAAAGAGGGTTGGTTAATTGATGACATTGTCTTTAGAGGTTATGATATTTCAGGAAAAGTAAGTGAGTTTAAAGATAACCAGATAAAAGTATTTCCGAACCCAACCACCGGAAAAATATTCTTCAATTATCCTGATAAATATAATTTGAATATAAAAATTGATATTATTGATATTAACGGGCGAATAATACTATCTAAATCTCCAATTAATAATCAAATTGATATCACAAACAATAAGCCAGGGACATATATGTATAAGATATACTTCCTGAACAAAATAGTCTCCATTGGAAAGTTGGTAAAAATATAACAGATGCTAACTGTCATAAAACCAATAATAGCATGAAATCCCGATACAAAATTAATTCCTAACTTAGCAAAACCGTAAACGAGAAATCTGAGGGTTGTTCGTTATAACATGCAAGTGCTTTGCGGTAAACATACTAAATAATACAACTAACACTAAACCATTGGAATAGCATGAAAAAACATACAACAAATTACCAGAATTCATTTATAGAAATTGCAGAAGACTGTCCAACTAGATTCGGAGAAATTCCCCCCTCAAAAGTTGATGTTAAAACTGTTGCATACATGCAGTTTGAAATTATAAGCAAAAACCCCTATAAATTCACCTCCGATGATGTTTTGTTTCAAGTCTATGCCATTCGTAAAGATTTGATTAAAGCTGATTTTAAAGAAGCAAGAGAAGAATTCTTCTCAAAAGGACAACCCTGTTTCCGTTCATCGCCCTTGACAAAGCGTTATGGTTGGGGAGTTCATAGCAATGAGGATGGGAAAATTGCAATCTATGGTGCTGAAACAGCAGAATATAAAAAATACACAACCGACAAAAATATAAAAACTGTTAAAGCAATGAAATCTAGCAAATAGAGACAACTAGAAAGTAAAATCGAGTAAAAAATTACCCAACCCTTCTGATATTATCGCATTTTGCGATTTTTCAAAACACATTAATTTCAGCCAAAATACTAAAAAAAACAAACCAACATCAAGCTAATTGCTAAACAACCCCAAAAACCCACCAAATGAAAAATCTAATAATTCTGTTGATACTCGTAATTGGATCAAGGCTTTATGGACAAACAGATTCAATTGAAAAGGCCATAATTTATAAGAAATTTTTATCCAAAGAAATCACACAGGGAGCATTTTCGGAAATTGGTAATGACTGGATTAAAGCGGTAAAAAAAGTAAACAAATACCCTGATTTACCTTTGGACCAAAAAGGTCAAGTCCATTACTCATTTTTGAATGATTATAAAGGATTTAGCAAAGAAAAACTATTTGATAGAACACTTGAATGGCTCTCAATAAATTACGGAATATTTCCAGCATATTTGTATTCAAATATTGAAGAAGGGAAGATTATTCTTAATAATAGTTTTAATATAACTGATACTTATTCATGTAATTACACATGTATCATAACAATTAAAAGTGAGAAATTATTAATGGAAATTTTCAAAATTGGGTATCAAGTATATCACGGAGCTCATTATTCGGGTGATACATATGTGTCAGAATCTACTAGTAATTTTGATATTAATCAGGTATTCCCAATAATATTAAAAAAACCTTCAGAATGGGAGTTAAATTTGAATTTACTCAAAACCACCAATGAGAATATCGACTCTCAGATTGTTAGTCTCGATGATTATATTTTGAATTATGATTTTAACTACAATTTTTGAAAATTTATTTAATGAATATTGATTTTGAAAATATCGAATACCTAAAATTTGGGAATGCAAAGCAACAACTTGCTTACGAGGTTTTAACAAAATATGAAGTTCTATCAAAATTAAAACAATTTGACCCAATTCTTGTTGGAACAATTCCAATTAATATCAATATTGAAAACAGCGATCTTGATATTATATGCTATTGCAAAGATGCACTGGAGTTTAAAAAGATAATTAATGATAACTTTAGCAGTTGTAAGAATTTTAAAATTTGGGAGCAGAACGTATTAGAGCATAATGCAATTGTTGCCAATTTTAATTTAGATAATTTTGAGATTGAAATTTTTGGACAAGATATTCCAACAAAACAGCAGAATGCTTATCGACACATGGTAATAGAACATAAAATACTGATTGAGCGTGGAGAGATATTCCGACAAAAAATAATTGAACTAAAACAACAGGGATATAAGACAGAACCCGCATTTGGAGTTTTACTTGGTTTGAATGAAAACCCTTATAAGGAACTTTTGAATTATAAAACGAATTAGTAAATAGTTAAATAACAAACAAAAATGAATAAAACAGTCACTCACTTGCTTCTATTGATATTAGCTATATCAATTATATCTTGTAAGTATTCCACAAACTCCAAAACAGCGGATATAAAAGCGCCTATTTACTCTGAACTTGAGAAAGCAAATTGGTTAATTGGTAAATGGCAAAACAGCTCATCAGAAGGAGTTTCAACAGAAATTTGGGAAAAGAAAAACGACTCAACATTTGTTGGCACCAGCTATTTTGTAGCTGGAAAAGATACTGTTTCATCGGAAAAAATCAGCTTAGAACAGAAAGGAAACAAGCTATTCTATGTTCCAATTGTTAACGATCAAAATAATGGACAACCTATAGTATTTACACTGACTTCATCAACATCAAATCAACTTGTTTTTGAAAACCCAGCACACGACTTTCCTCAAATAATCACATACTCACAAATCACAAAAGATTCTTTATTAGCAGTAATTTCTGGTAAAATAAATGGTATTGTGAATTCTCAAGATTTTCCAATGCAGAGAGTAAAATAGATTTTAGCATATCCAAGGGGATTAAAAAATCTAGCTAGCGTTGTGGCGACTCGAATCTATGTTTTAATATTTTTGAAACATTCTTAGTGCTTAGTTGTTTAAACTATTGTTAACTAATTTGTTATCAAATATTTTGAAAAATGCCAGCAATTAGAAAATTAGTTTTATACATAGCTATGAGTTTGGATGGCTATATTGCCGATGCCAACGATGACCTGAGTTTTTTGTCGATGGTTGAGCAGGAGGGACAAGATTATGGCTATTCTGATTTCGTAAAGACCGTTGACACTATTATCATAGGGAGAAAAACTTATGAAAAGCTAATCTCTATGGGTTACAACTACCCACACACCGACAAGGATGTTTATATAATTACAAGAATAGAACGCTCCCCAAGTGGCGCTTTTAAATATTACTCAGGTGATCTAAAAGAACTTGTTCTTAAATTGAAAGGTCAACAAGGGAAAAATATTTATTGCGATGGTGGTGCAGAAATTGTAAACGAATTGCTTAAAAATAGTTTGATTGATGAATTCGTTATTTCTGTAATTCCTATTTTTCTTGGTGGAGGTATCAGGCTTTTTAAAGATGGGCGACCTGTGCAAAAATTAGAACTTTTATCAACAAAACAATTCAATAAAGGGCTGGTTCAGCTACATTACATAATCGCAGATAATTGAATGATAAGCAAAAAATATTTACTTTTGCAGTCAAAAAAAAATCAGGCTAATTTTTTGGATTGACAATTAATTTCTATCTTCGTTTAAGTTTATCCAAGGACTGATGCATTTCTTTCTTGTTGTAAATTAAACACTAAACCGTTGCTTTTAGTTTTATAATCAATGAGTTGGATGATTTTTTTGAGAAAAGATTAAAAAATAGAAGACGCAATTATTAAATGACAAATACTTGAAGCCTAAAGAAACTGTACAAAGATTTGTTGATTTATTTAATAGGAAAGATGTTAACGGATTAGCAAAACTTTACCATGAAGATGCAGTAAATCATCAAGTAGCAAATGAACCGATAATTGGGCAAGAATCAATAAAGGAGATGTTCCAAAGAGAATTTGCGATGGCT
This DNA window, taken from Bacteroidales bacterium, encodes the following:
- a CDS encoding DUF4468 domain-containing protein → MKNLIILLILVIGSRLYGQTDSIEKAIIYKKFLSKEITQGAFSEIGNDWIKAVKKVNKYPDLPLDQKGQVHYSFLNDYKGFSKEKLFDRTLEWLSINYGIFPAYLYSNIEEGKIILNNSFNITDTYSCNYTCIITIKSEKLLMEIFKIGYQVYHGAHYSGDTYVSESTSNFDINQVFPIILKKPSEWELNLNLLKTTNENIDSQIVSLDDYILNYDFNYNF
- a CDS encoding T9SS type A sorting domain-containing protein, with the translated sequence MKKILLIGHFLMQFITLSFSQIAQPVGSLIYTDTLDFRPLCNWIKINNPESNTWEIGQPNKGVFNSTHSGKLGIITDSTSMYKNNLNDYFSITIPYSDNQFGEGTLSFYHKYQTDTLIDGGIIEVSYNNGIDWKNIRDDKNHVMTNFIGLYNDTIKGGKYGFSGNSKGWQYAEFHWVWIMRTKGSTPENYDKSILRFRFISDNVNTNKEGWLIDDIVFRGYDISGKVSEFKDNQIKVFPNPTTGKIFFNYPDKYNLNIKIDIIDINGRIILSKSPINNQIDITNNKPGTYMYKIYFLNKIVSIGKLVKI
- a CDS encoding DUF4269 domain-containing protein, which gives rise to MNIDFENIEYLKFGNAKQQLAYEVLTKYEVLSKLKQFDPILVGTIPININIENSDLDIICYCKDALEFKKIINDNFSSCKNFKIWEQNVLEHNAIVANFNLDNFEIEIFGQDIPTKQQNAYRHMVIEHKILIERGEIFRQKIIELKQQGYKTEPAFGVLLGLNENPYKELLNYKTN
- a CDS encoding dihydrofolate reductase, with the translated sequence MPAIRKLVLYIAMSLDGYIADANDDLSFLSMVEQEGQDYGYSDFVKTVDTIIIGRKTYEKLISMGYNYPHTDKDVYIITRIERSPSGAFKYYSGDLKELVLKLKGQQGKNIYCDGGAEIVNELLKNSLIDEFVISVIPIFLGGGIRLFKDGRPVQKLELLSTKQFNKGLVQLHYIIADN